A window of the Neofelis nebulosa isolate mNeoNeb1 chromosome 13, mNeoNeb1.pri, whole genome shotgun sequence genome harbors these coding sequences:
- the CASP7 gene encoding caspase-7, translated as MADDQGCGVEQAAGDSASRDAVDAKPDRSSFVPSLFSKKKKNGSGRSVTTTQDRVPAYQYNMNFEKVGKCIIINNKNFDKKTGMGVRNGTDKDAEALFKCFRNLGFDVVVYNDCSCAKMQDLLKQASEEDHRNSACFACILLSHGEENLIYGTDGVTAIKDLTAHFRGDRCKTLLEKPKLFFIQACRGTELDDGVQADSGPINDTDANPRYKIPVEADFLFAYSTVPGYYSWRNPGSGSWFVQALCSILNEHGKSLEILHILTRVNNRVARHFESQSDDPYFHEKKQIPCVVSMLTKELYF; from the exons atGGCAGACGATCAGGGCTGTGGCGTGGAGCAAGCAGCTGGGGACTCAGCAAGCAGAGATGCAGTTGATGCTAAGCCAGACCGGTCTTCCTTTGTGCCATCACTCTTCAG taaaaagaagaaaaatggctcGGGAAGATCAGTCACGACCACCCAGGACCGAGTGCCTGCATATCAGTATAACATGAATTTTGAGAAGGTGGGCAAATGCATCATCATAAACAACAAGAACTTCGACAAAAAGACAG GCATGGGCGTCCGAAACGGAACAGACAAAGATGCCGAGGCTCTTTTCAAGTGCTTCAGAAACCTGGGTTTTGATGTGGTCGTCTACAATGACTGCTCTTGTGCCAAAATGCAAGATCTGCTGAAACAAG CCTCTGAAGAGGACCACAGAAATTCGGCTTGTTTCGCCTGCATCTTACTAAGCCACggagaagaaaatttaatttatggAACAGACGGCGTGACCGCGATAAAGGACTTGACAGCCCATTTTAGGGGGGACAGATGCAAAACTCTTCTAGAGAAACCCAAACTCTTCTTCATTCAG GCTTGCCGGGGGACCGAGCTCGATGACGGGGTCCAGGCTGACTCGGGGCCTATCAATGACACAGATGCCAATCCCCGATACAAGATCCCCGTTGAAGCCGACTTTCTCTTCGCCTATTCTACAGTCCCAG GCTATTACTCATGGAGGAACCCGGGCAGCGGGTCCTGGTTTGTGCAGGCCCTGTGCTCCATCCTGAACGAGCATGGCAAGAGCCTGGAGATCCTGCATATCCTCACCAGGGTGAACAACAGGGTGGCCAGGCACTTTGAGTCCCAGTCTGATGACCCCTACTTCCACGAGAAGAAGCAGATCCCATGTGTGGTCTCTATGCTCACCAAGGAACTCTACTTCTGA